The window AGTCGCCGGCTTCGACGACCCGCTTCCCGTCGGCGTCGACCAGCGTGATGTCCGCCGCCGCCACCTCGACGGCGACCGTGACGCTCTCCCCGGCCGGCACGGTGACCTGCCGGTACGCCTTCAGCTCCCGGCTTGCCCAGGTGGCGCTGGTGACCAGGTCGCTGACGTAGACCTGAACGGTCTCCAGCGCAGGCCGGGTCCCGGTGTTGGTGACCCGGACGGTGGCCCGCACGATCCCGTCGGCGGCCACGTCCGGCTCCTCGATGCTGAGACCGTCGTAGGTGACGGTGCTGTAGCTGAGCCCCTCACCGAAGGCGAACAGCGGATCCTGGGTGAGGTCGGCGTACCGGGATCCGTGCTGGCCGCGGGTCTGGTTGTAGAAGACCGGCTGCTGTCCGGCGTGCCGGGCCGCCGAGATGGGCATCCGGCCGGTCGGCTCGATCAGGCCGAGCAGGAGTTCGGCGATGGCCTGGCCGCCGCGCATGCCCGGGTTGAAGGCCTGCACGATGGCGGCCGCGCCGAGCGCCGACTCGGGCAGCGCGTGCGGTTTGCCGTCGATCAGCACGACGATCATCGGGGTGCCGGTGGCGGCGACCGCGTCCAGCAGCGCGATCTGCCCGCCCTGGAGTTCCAGGGTGGCCGTCGACTTGTGCTCGCCGTTGAGGTTGACGGTGTCGCCGACGACCACGATCGCGTAGTCGGCGGCGGCCGCGGTGGCCGTGGCGGCGGCGATCCGGGCCGGGTCGGCCGGGACGCCCACCGAGATCGGCGGTCGGGGCTGGCCGTCCGGGAAGGTCTCGCCCTCCGGGTCTCCGACGAGTTCCTCGATCTCGACGGCCGGGTCGAAGTCCAGCTGCCAGCCGTCCGGCAGCAGTTCACGCAGGCCGTCGAGGACCGTGGTGGTGAGCTCTCGCGGGTGGCCGTCGGGCAGCCAGTCGACCTGGCCGGAGTCGCCGGCCCAGTCGCCGAGCTGGGTGGACACGTCGTCGGCGTTGGGGCCGAGCAGCGCGATGCGCTTCGATGGGGCCGGGGGGAGCGGCAGCACCCCGTCGTTACGCAGCAGGACCAGCGATCGGCGGGCGATCTCCAGGTTGAGCGCGGTGTGATCGGGGTGGCCGATCACCTCGGCCTGACGGGCGGCGTCCGGCGTGCGCGGGTTCTCGAACAGGCCCAGCTCGAATTTCAGGCGCAGGATCCGCCGTACCGCCGCGTCGATGTCGTCCTCGACGAGAAGGCCGCGCCGGATCGCCTCCTGGGCGCCTTCGAAGAAGGCGGGTGTGGTCATGACCACGTCGTTGCCGGCCTTGACGGCGACCGCCGCGGCCTCGGCGTAGTCGGCGCAGACCTTCTGTTCCCAGACCATCCGGCCGACGTTGTCCCAGTCGGTGACGAGGGTGCCGGTGAAGCCCCATTCGCCCTTGAGTACGTCGTTGAGCAGCCACTTGTTGGCGGTGATCGGCACGCCGTCCATCGACTGGTAGCCGAGCATGAAGACCCGGCAGCCCTCGGCGGCGGCCCGTTCGAACGGCGGCAGGAACCAGGACCGCAGCTTGCGCCGGCTGATGTCGGCCTCGCTGGCGTCGCGGCCGCCCTGGGTCTCGGAGTAGCCGGCGAAGTGCTTGGCGGTGGCCAGGATCGCCGTCGGGTCGGTGAGGCCCTCGCCCTGGTAGCCGCGGATCATCGCGGCGCCCAGCTCGGAGATCAGGTACGGGTCTTCGCCGAACGTCTCGTCCACCCGGCCCCACCGCAGGTCGCGGGCGATGCACAGGACCGGTGAGAAGGTCCAGTGCACGCCGGTCGCGGCGGCTTCCACCGCGGTGGCCCGGGCGACCCGCTCGACGAGCGTGGAGTCCCAGGTGGCGGCCATCGCGAGCTGCGTCGGGAAGACCGTGGCGCCGGGCCAGAAGGCGTGCCCGTGGATGCAGTCCTCGGCGGTGATCAGCGGGATCCGCAGTCGGGTCCGGGAGACCAGCTCGGCGGCCTCGACGAGTTTGGCCGGGGAGGTGTGCAGGATCGATCCGGCCAGCTTGTCCAGGACGATCTCGCCGATGTCCTGTCGCGCGTCGAGCTGGAGCATCTGGCCGACCTTCTCGGGAAGAGTCATCCGGCCCAGCAGATCCTCGACACGCTCTCGCACCGGGAGCGAGGAGTCCTGATATGGCAAGGGCATGAGTTTCTCCGATGGGTCTGCCGAACGCGAACGGTTCGGAGTCTTCCACGTACGGAACCGGTTCCGGCACCCCGCTACGGTTCCGGAACTTCATCCACTGGGAAGGCTGCGCGGGAGGCGAATGTCAGAGGGTGCCGGTAAGGTCCTAACCGGATCGGACGCAGTGAAGTCTATTAATCACGCATAGTGAGTAATGGGGGACCATGGGTTCGGCTGACCGGGTTCTACGACGGACCGCTGAGGCGATCGAGCACATAACCGGCATTTGTTTCAAGACCGGCCCACCTCGACAGGTGGGCGCCGAGTTGGAGTGGACCACGCACCTGGCCACCGACCCGTCCGCGTACCTGCGGGCCGGTGACCTCGTCGAGGCCCTGGGCGCGCATACGCCCGCGGCCCTCGGCAATCCACATCCCGTGCCGCTTCCCGGCGGTGGCACGGTGACCGTCGAGCCGGGCCTGCAGATCGAGATCTCCTCGGCCCCGGCCGGCTCGCTCACCGAGCTGCACACCGCGGTCACGGCGGACCGGGAGACCCTCGCGGGCCTGCTGGCGAGCCGGGGCATCGTCCTCGGCGATCGCGGCCTCGACCCGCATCGGGAGCCCCGCCGCACCCTGGAGAGCCCGCGCTACGCCGCCATGGAGCGGTCCTTCGACAGCGCCGGCCGCACCATGATGGGCTCCACCGCCGGGCTCCAGGTCTGCTTCGACGCGGGCGAGACCGACCGGGTCGCGGCCCGCTGGGCGGTCCTGCACGAGGCCGGTCCGGCCCTGCTGGCGCTCTTCGCCAACTCACCACGGCACGGGTGGGCCTCCGCGCGGACGGCGACGTGGCACGGCATCGACCAGCGCCGCTCCGGGCCGGTCCCGTCGTCCACCGACTCGGCTCTGAGCTGGGCCGACTACGCGATGCGGGCGCCGCTGCTGTGCGTGCGGCGTGAGCACGGCGATTGGGACGCGCCACCGGGTGTCACCATGGCCGACTGGATCGAGACGGGCGGCGTCGAGGGCGGCCCGCCGACGATCGACGACCTGGAGTATCACCTCGGCACCCTCTTCCCGCCGGTCCGACCGCGCGGCTACCTGGAGGTCCGCTACCTCGACGCGCAACCCGGCGACGAGTGGATCGCCCCGGCCGCGGTGCTCACCACGTTGCTCGCGAGCGACGACCTCACCGACCGGGCGCGCGAGCTGGCCGCGCCCGCCGTCGGCCGCTGGCACGCCGCCGCCCGGTCCGGGCTCGACGACCATCCGGTGCGCCGGGCCGCCGCCGGGCTGGCCGATCTGGCCTGCCGGAACCTCGACCGGACCGGCCTGGCCGGCCCGGTCCGCGACACCGTCATCGGCATCGTCTCCCGCCGCCTGCGGGAAGCCGTGCCGGGACGCCCACGAGAGGACATTTCCGTATGACCGACGACCTTCGGCTGTCCATCGCCGCCGAGCTGGAGCGCACCAGGGCGCGGACGGCGCTGCTCACCGACGCCGTCGACGACGACGATCTCACCCGGCAGCACTCCCCGCTGATGTCCCCACTCGTCTGGGACCTAGCGCACGTCGGCAA of the Actinoplanes sichuanensis genome contains:
- a CDS encoding exo-beta-d-1,3/1,6-glucosidase translates to MPLPYQDSSLPVRERVEDLLGRMTLPEKVGQMLQLDARQDIGEIVLDKLAGSILHTSPAKLVEAAELVSRTRLRIPLITAEDCIHGHAFWPGATVFPTQLAMAATWDSTLVERVARATAVEAAATGVHWTFSPVLCIARDLRWGRVDETFGEDPYLISELGAAMIRGYQGEGLTDPTAILATAKHFAGYSETQGGRDASEADISRRKLRSWFLPPFERAAAEGCRVFMLGYQSMDGVPITANKWLLNDVLKGEWGFTGTLVTDWDNVGRMVWEQKVCADYAEAAAVAVKAGNDVVMTTPAFFEGAQEAIRRGLLVEDDIDAAVRRILRLKFELGLFENPRTPDAARQAEVIGHPDHTALNLEIARRSLVLLRNDGVLPLPPAPSKRIALLGPNADDVSTQLGDWAGDSGQVDWLPDGHPRELTTTVLDGLRELLPDGWQLDFDPAVEIEELVGDPEGETFPDGQPRPPISVGVPADPARIAAATATAAAADYAIVVVGDTVNLNGEHKSTATLELQGGQIALLDAVAATGTPMIVVLIDGKPHALPESALGAAAIVQAFNPGMRGGQAIAELLLGLIEPTGRMPISAARHAGQQPVFYNQTRGQHGSRYADLTQDPLFAFGEGLSYSTVTYDGLSIEEPDVAADGIVRATVRVTNTGTRPALETVQVYVSDLVTSATWASRELKAYRQVTVPAGESVTVAVEVAAADITLVDADGKRVVEAGDFELLVGPNSRPSALLAAKFRIS
- a CDS encoding glutamate-cysteine ligase family protein, encoding MGSADRVLRRTAEAIEHITGICFKTGPPRQVGAELEWTTHLATDPSAYLRAGDLVEALGAHTPAALGNPHPVPLPGGGTVTVEPGLQIEISSAPAGSLTELHTAVTADRETLAGLLASRGIVLGDRGLDPHREPRRTLESPRYAAMERSFDSAGRTMMGSTAGLQVCFDAGETDRVAARWAVLHEAGPALLALFANSPRHGWASARTATWHGIDQRRSGPVPSSTDSALSWADYAMRAPLLCVRREHGDWDAPPGVTMADWIETGGVEGGPPTIDDLEYHLGTLFPPVRPRGYLEVRYLDAQPGDEWIAPAAVLTTLLASDDLTDRARELAAPAVGRWHAAARSGLDDHPVRRAAAGLADLACRNLDRTGLAGPVRDTVIGIVSRRLREAVPGRPREDISV